A DNA window from Paraburkholderia sp. IMGN_8 contains the following coding sequences:
- a CDS encoding sterol desaturase family protein, with amino-acid sequence MIHEIVAQLNNGISALQTLLYVDVVQPFLYRFNLMDYDDDTYDALYWVIIGVLEILVTYLALRPLEALRPVETWSDRKALRADVIYTWIAKLGILNIAFFFLLQPLFNHWQSLMAIYDVPNIDVDSLWPGVTDQPVVSFVIYLVVLDFFGYWYHRWQHRFGVWWELHAVHHSQQQMSLWADDRNHFLDDIIQAAFFAAISLFIGVPPSQFVVLVAVGNFMQSVQHVNARLPYGWLLERVIVSPIFHRRHHAVGYGHEGTRYGCNFGVLFPWWDMMFRTASWDPTVEPTGIRDQLPMPHGAARSYGDGLIAQQWYAFGRIAKRLRGQRNYGGVTD; translated from the coding sequence ATGATCCACGAAATCGTCGCTCAGCTGAACAATGGCATCTCGGCGCTACAAACACTTTTGTATGTCGATGTCGTCCAGCCGTTCCTTTACCGGTTCAATTTGATGGACTACGACGATGACACCTACGACGCGCTTTACTGGGTGATCATCGGTGTGCTTGAAATCCTCGTGACGTATCTCGCGTTGCGGCCACTCGAAGCACTGCGCCCGGTAGAAACCTGGTCGGACCGCAAGGCGCTGCGCGCCGACGTGATCTACACGTGGATCGCCAAGCTCGGCATCCTCAATATCGCGTTTTTCTTTTTGCTCCAGCCGCTTTTCAATCATTGGCAGAGCCTGATGGCGATCTACGATGTGCCGAACATCGACGTCGACAGCCTTTGGCCGGGCGTCACCGATCAGCCGGTCGTGTCGTTCGTCATCTATCTGGTTGTGCTCGACTTCTTCGGTTACTGGTATCACCGCTGGCAACACCGGTTCGGCGTATGGTGGGAATTGCATGCAGTGCATCATAGCCAGCAGCAGATGTCGCTGTGGGCCGACGACCGGAATCACTTTCTGGACGACATTATCCAGGCAGCGTTTTTTGCAGCGATTTCGCTGTTTATCGGCGTACCGCCGTCCCAGTTCGTCGTACTCGTCGCGGTTGGCAATTTCATGCAAAGCGTGCAACACGTGAACGCCCGCTTGCCTTATGGATGGCTGCTCGAGCGCGTGATCGTAAGCCCGATTTTTCATCGGCGTCATCACGCGGTCGGATACGGCCATGAAGGCACGCGCTACGGCTGCAACTTCGGCGTGCTGTTTCCGTGGTGGGACATGATGTTCCGGACCGCGTCGTGGGACCCCACGGTCGAGCCGACCGGCATCCGGGATCAATTGCCCATGCCGCATGGCGCAGCACGTTCATACGGCGACGGCTTGATCGCGCAGCAGTGGTACGCGTTCGGCCGGATCGCGAAGCGTCTGCGGGGGCAGCGAAATTACGGCGGCGTGACAGACTGA
- a CDS encoding Nramp family divalent metal transporter, producing MDDRLKEKVRHGTLTEKTTIAIREALDGHRGGMAMLLPFAGPAVVVSVAYMDPGNFATNIQAGARYGYSLLWVVLLANVIAMLFQALSAKLGIVTGQNLAELCRAHFPKPLVWLMWGVSEVAAMATDLAEFLGGAIGLALLFHMPLLAGMVLTALITYGLLLFERAGFRPLELAIGALVGIVGLCYLAELFLTPVHWPDVAGHLFTPQLPDAQALTIAVGIIGATVMPHALFLHSGLTQGRAPARTEGERVKLVRFSNIEVMIALTIAGLINMAMVIMASSAFHAGHPEVAEIESAYHTLAPLLGIGAAGVFLLSLIASGISSSVVGTMAGQMVMQGFVGFQIPLWLRRVVTMIPSFLVIGFGVNATQALVVSQVVLSIALPFPMVALVWFTCRRQVMGAYRSHAVTAALATVAAVAVLSLNLVLVLQIFGVEIPGFAT from the coding sequence ATGGATGATCGCCTCAAGGAGAAGGTCCGCCACGGTACGTTGACCGAAAAGACGACCATTGCGATCCGCGAGGCGCTCGATGGGCACCGCGGCGGGATGGCCATGCTCCTTCCGTTCGCTGGCCCGGCGGTGGTCGTATCGGTCGCCTATATGGACCCGGGCAATTTTGCAACGAACATCCAGGCGGGCGCGCGCTACGGCTATTCCCTGTTGTGGGTGGTGCTGCTGGCCAACGTGATCGCGATGCTGTTTCAGGCGCTCTCGGCGAAACTTGGCATTGTCACGGGGCAAAATCTTGCGGAGTTGTGCCGCGCACATTTCCCGAAGCCGCTCGTCTGGCTGATGTGGGGCGTGAGCGAGGTTGCCGCGATGGCGACTGATCTCGCTGAATTCCTCGGCGGCGCGATCGGCCTCGCGCTGCTTTTCCATATGCCGCTTCTCGCAGGCATGGTCCTGACGGCGCTGATCACTTACGGTTTGCTGCTGTTCGAGAGAGCGGGCTTCAGGCCACTCGAGCTGGCGATCGGGGCACTCGTGGGTATCGTCGGGCTATGTTATCTGGCAGAGCTTTTCCTGACGCCGGTTCATTGGCCGGACGTGGCCGGCCACCTTTTCACACCGCAGCTACCCGATGCGCAGGCGCTCACCATTGCGGTCGGCATCATCGGCGCAACCGTGATGCCGCATGCGCTTTTCCTGCATTCCGGGCTGACTCAGGGCCGTGCGCCCGCAAGAACCGAAGGCGAGCGTGTGAAGCTGGTGCGCTTCTCCAATATTGAGGTGATGATCGCGCTGACGATCGCCGGACTGATCAACATGGCGATGGTCATCATGGCCTCCAGCGCATTTCATGCGGGCCACCCGGAGGTCGCGGAAATCGAGTCCGCCTATCACACGCTCGCTCCGCTGCTCGGAATCGGGGCGGCAGGCGTGTTCCTGCTGTCTTTGATCGCCTCCGGAATATCCAGCTCGGTCGTCGGGACGATGGCGGGGCAGATGGTCATGCAGGGTTTCGTCGGCTTTCAGATTCCGCTTTGGCTGCGCCGCGTGGTCACGATGATCCCGAGTTTTCTTGTAATCGGCTTCGGCGTGAATGCCACCCAGGCACTGGTCGTCAGCCAGGTCGTGCTGAGTATCGCGCTACCGTTTCCGATGGTGGCGCTCGTGTGGTTCACCTGCCGGCGCCAGGTGATGGGCGCGTACCGCAGTCACGCCGTGACTGCGGCGCTGGCTACCGTGGCGGCTGTCGCCGTACTGTCCCTCAACCTCGTCCTGGTGTTGCAGATTTTCGGAGTCGAGATACCGGGCTTCGCTACGTGA
- a CDS encoding LysR substrate-binding domain-containing protein yields the protein MIAVPICPRVQRFVAAAAPSYVAARGIPQHPHELVSHACIGHRFDSGALATWEFRQGDEVVRIEPNGPMIASVIELQRGAAIEGLGIVYSFDEFLRPAIESGALIPVLPEWWQSFSGPFLYYPSRTYMPGPLRAFVDFILAAGDSTMQSPV from the coding sequence ATGATCGCCGTGCCCATCTGCCCGCGCGTCCAACGCTTCGTCGCAGCGGCCGCGCCCTCCTACGTCGCGGCTCGCGGCATACCGCAACATCCACACGAACTGGTGAGCCACGCGTGCATCGGACACCGCTTCGACAGCGGCGCGCTGGCGACATGGGAATTCAGGCAGGGCGACGAGGTCGTGCGGATCGAGCCGAACGGACCAATGATCGCATCCGTGATCGAATTGCAAAGAGGCGCGGCCATCGAGGGGCTAGGTATTGTCTATTCCTTCGATGAGTTTCTGCGCCCGGCAATCGAGAGCGGCGCGCTCATACCGGTGCTCCCCGAGTGGTGGCAATCGTTCAGCGGACCGTTTCTTTACTATCCCAGCCGAACGTATATGCCAGGCCCGCTCCGAGCATTTGTGGACTTCATCCTGGCTGCGGGAGATTCGACGATGCAATCTCCTGTTTGA
- a CDS encoding TetR/AcrR family transcriptional regulator, translated as MDNPTRSERSRRAALQAALTVVARDGPGQLTFDAISRESGISKGGLMHQFRTKGDVLKALLEHEIEYFDKFSRDYLAGEGATKSEPNLATEIATMREATDNPHAAGFAILAALVEDPSLLSAMREVTAEKVKRIKAEAADPELALLRWAAARGLVFTALLGLCPLSEKERGRLFDRLLDDNQWPASPEAKKKPRSVRSPRKVKSDT; from the coding sequence ATGGATAATCCCACTCGTTCGGAACGCTCCCGCAGAGCGGCCCTCCAGGCTGCGCTCACCGTCGTTGCCCGCGACGGTCCGGGTCAACTCACGTTTGACGCGATCTCTCGCGAAAGCGGTATTAGCAAGGGCGGACTGATGCATCAGTTCCGCACCAAAGGAGATGTGCTGAAGGCGTTGCTCGAGCACGAGATCGAGTATTTCGATAAGTTCTCGCGAGACTATCTTGCTGGGGAAGGCGCGACGAAGTCCGAGCCCAATCTGGCAACAGAGATCGCAACCATGCGCGAAGCCACGGACAATCCCCATGCCGCGGGTTTTGCCATCCTTGCCGCGCTGGTTGAAGATCCCTCTCTCCTGTCCGCCATGCGCGAGGTCACTGCGGAAAAAGTCAAACGCATCAAGGCCGAGGCAGCCGACCCGGAACTCGCGCTCCTGCGCTGGGCAGCAGCCAGAGGCCTTGTCTTTACGGCCCTCCTTGGCCTGTGCCCGCTTTCCGAAAAAGAGCGCGGACGTTTGTTCGATCGGCTGCTTGACGACAACCAGTGGCCGGCCTCTCCTGAGGCCAAAAAGAAACCGCGCTCTGTACGCTCGCCACGCAAGGTCAAGAGCGACACTTGA
- the deoC gene encoding deoxyribose-phosphate aldolase, which yields MPESPSLSSSVIALRGGPLIHPVRNPGTTFDASWLDGLRVNQSAVERRTSTLATRRTVKKDAQAAWLLKAVTCIDLTTLNGDDTEGRVRRLCAKARQPVRADLLEALGIAPRGITTGAVCVYHRFVAAAVDALQGSGIPVAAVSTGFPAGLIPHPLKLKEIEASVADGAMEIDIVVTREYVLTGNWQALYDEVRDFRAACGPAHLKTILATGDIRTLSNVARASMVCMMAGADFIKTSTGKEGVNATLDVSLVMVRMIREYQARTGVPIGFKPAGGVSNAKSVLSYQILMKEELGRPWLEPALFRIGASSLLADIERQLEHHVSGRYSAFNRHPVA from the coding sequence ATGCCTGAAAGTCCTTCCTTGTCTTCTTCGGTCATCGCGCTGCGCGGCGGCCCACTCATCCATCCGGTCCGCAACCCGGGCACGACGTTCGACGCGTCATGGCTGGATGGCCTGCGCGTCAACCAGTCCGCGGTCGAACGGCGTACGTCCACGCTTGCCACGCGCCGCACCGTCAAGAAGGATGCGCAGGCCGCGTGGCTGCTGAAGGCCGTCACCTGCATCGACCTGACAACGCTCAACGGCGACGACACCGAAGGCCGCGTGCGGCGCCTCTGCGCGAAAGCGCGCCAGCCGGTGCGCGCCGATCTGCTCGAAGCGCTCGGCATCGCGCCGCGGGGCATCACGACGGGCGCAGTCTGCGTGTATCACCGCTTCGTCGCGGCGGCAGTGGATGCGCTGCAGGGGAGCGGCATCCCGGTCGCCGCGGTATCGACAGGTTTTCCAGCCGGGCTGATTCCGCATCCGCTGAAGCTGAAAGAGATCGAGGCTTCCGTCGCGGACGGCGCGATGGAAATCGACATCGTGGTGACGCGCGAATACGTGCTCACCGGCAACTGGCAGGCGCTTTACGACGAAGTGCGCGACTTCCGCGCGGCGTGCGGCCCAGCGCATCTGAAGACGATTCTGGCGACCGGCGACATCCGCACGCTGTCCAACGTTGCGCGCGCATCCATGGTCTGCATGATGGCCGGCGCCGACTTCATCAAGACATCGACCGGCAAGGAGGGCGTCAACGCGACGCTCGACGTGTCGCTCGTGATGGTGCGCATGATCCGCGAATACCAGGCGCGCACGGGCGTGCCCATCGGCTTCAAGCCGGCGGGTGGCGTGTCGAACGCGAAGTCCGTGCTGTCCTACCAGATCCTGATGAAGGAAGAACTCGGCCGCCCGTGGCTCGAACCGGCGCTGTTCCGGATCGGCGCGTCGAGTCTGCTGGCCGATATCGAACGCCAGCTCGAACATCATGTGAGCGGCCGTTATTCCGCTTTCAACCGTCACCCCGTAGCCTGA